One stretch of Cryptosporangium aurantiacum DNA includes these proteins:
- a CDS encoding MMPL family transporter: MSVNVAPPGRLAGRWVPWLVIGLWVALAVVMVPFSGKLSSVTTDKAVDTLPASAESTKVAVLEDSLPGGEDNTFAFVYHRAGGLTDADRATVERHYDTLAKRYPPKTATAGEEDDGPPTRLSTDGKAMVFTLDVSTTYGAPEALVGPLRDAAKDRPAGLKLEVTGPAAIDGDMDEVFDGIDLQVLLTTVIVVTLLLILTYRSPVLWFVPLVAVGAAAVTAMATVYLLVKGFGIVVNDQNSALLTILVFGVGTDYALLLIARYRETLHHHENVRVAMVHALRGAAPAIVASAATVVAGLLCLLAADLNSTSGLGPIGAAGILCALVAMLTLFPAVLVVLGRRIFWPAIPRFSASVVEKPGLWGRLGTAINRRRWVATLGSLGILGVLVLGLSGNTGALREQDQFLNAPESVTGFTVLRQHFPELGGQPMTIYARPAQQQRVLDVVKGTRGVAMAVPGQASGGWTEISVFPKNAPDTDAEYDTIKRVRTAVHAVDGAEAIVGGPSAEHLDTEVTTSRDEKLVIPLVLAVVLIILGLLLRAIVAPLVLMATVIISFAAAFGGSVFVFDSILGFQGVDYSVPLLAFLFLVALGVDYNIFLASRAREETVRLGTEEGMLKALSATGGVITSAGLVLAATFAVLVSLPLVMLIEVGFLVAFGVLLDALLVRSVLVPALTLLIGRRIWWPSRLSRPRAEPPNGRHSRADDQELTLHR; encoded by the coding sequence ATGTCAGTCAACGTAGCGCCGCCCGGTCGGTTGGCCGGCCGGTGGGTGCCGTGGCTGGTGATCGGCTTGTGGGTGGCGCTGGCGGTGGTGATGGTGCCGTTCAGCGGGAAGTTGAGCTCGGTCACCACCGACAAGGCCGTGGACACCCTGCCGGCCAGCGCCGAGTCCACCAAGGTGGCGGTGCTGGAGGACAGTCTCCCCGGCGGTGAGGACAACACGTTCGCCTTCGTGTACCACCGCGCCGGCGGCTTGACCGACGCCGACCGCGCGACGGTCGAGCGCCACTACGACACCCTGGCCAAGCGGTACCCGCCGAAGACGGCGACGGCCGGCGAGGAAGACGACGGCCCACCGACGAGGCTCTCCACCGACGGCAAGGCGATGGTGTTCACCCTCGACGTGAGCACGACCTACGGCGCACCGGAGGCCCTCGTCGGCCCGTTGCGCGACGCCGCGAAGGACCGCCCCGCGGGCCTGAAACTCGAGGTGACCGGCCCGGCCGCGATCGACGGCGACATGGACGAAGTCTTCGACGGTATCGACCTGCAGGTCCTGCTCACCACCGTCATCGTCGTCACGCTCCTGCTCATCCTCACCTACCGCAGCCCGGTGTTGTGGTTCGTCCCGCTGGTGGCTGTGGGCGCGGCCGCAGTGACCGCGATGGCGACCGTCTACCTGCTCGTCAAGGGCTTCGGCATCGTGGTCAACGACCAGAACTCCGCACTGCTGACGATCCTGGTGTTCGGCGTCGGCACGGACTACGCGCTGTTGCTCATCGCTCGATATCGGGAGACTCTGCACCACCACGAGAACGTCCGGGTCGCGATGGTTCACGCGCTACGCGGGGCGGCGCCGGCCATCGTCGCGTCCGCGGCCACCGTGGTCGCCGGCCTGCTCTGCCTGCTCGCCGCGGACCTGAACAGCACCAGCGGGTTAGGCCCGATCGGTGCAGCCGGCATCCTGTGCGCGCTGGTGGCCATGCTGACGCTGTTCCCGGCGGTGCTCGTGGTGCTCGGCCGGCGGATCTTCTGGCCGGCCATCCCGCGGTTCAGCGCCTCCGTGGTGGAGAAGCCGGGGCTGTGGGGACGGCTCGGCACCGCCATCAACCGCCGCCGGTGGGTGGCGACGCTCGGCTCGCTCGGAATCCTCGGCGTGCTCGTCCTCGGGCTGTCGGGCAACACCGGCGCCCTGCGGGAGCAGGACCAGTTCCTGAACGCGCCGGAGTCGGTCACCGGCTTCACCGTTCTGCGCCAGCACTTCCCGGAGCTCGGTGGTCAGCCGATGACGATCTACGCGCGGCCGGCTCAGCAGCAGCGGGTGCTCGACGTCGTCAAGGGCACTCGCGGCGTGGCCATGGCCGTCCCGGGTCAGGCCAGCGGCGGCTGGACCGAAATCTCGGTGTTCCCGAAGAACGCGCCGGACACCGACGCGGAGTACGACACGATCAAGCGGGTCCGTACTGCCGTGCACGCGGTGGACGGGGCGGAAGCGATCGTCGGCGGGCCGAGTGCGGAGCACCTCGACACCGAGGTGACCACCAGCCGCGACGAGAAGCTGGTGATCCCGCTGGTGCTCGCCGTGGTCCTGATCATCCTCGGGCTGCTGCTGCGGGCGATCGTGGCCCCGCTGGTCCTGATGGCCACCGTGATCATCTCGTTCGCCGCAGCCTTCGGCGGCAGCGTGTTCGTCTTCGACTCGATCCTCGGTTTCCAGGGTGTCGACTATTCGGTGCCGCTGCTGGCATTCCTGTTCCTGGTGGCGCTCGGCGTCGACTACAACATCTTCCTGGCCAGCCGGGCCCGGGAGGAGACCGTACGTCTCGGCACCGAGGAGGGCATGCTCAAAGCTCTTTCCGCCACCGGTGGCGTCATCACCTCGGCCGGCCTGGTCCTGGCGGCGACGTTCGCGGTCCTCGTCTCGCTGCCGCTGGTGATGCTGATCGAGGTCGGGTTCCTGGTCGCGTTCGGCGTGCTGCTCGACGCCCTGCTGGTGCGGTCGGTCCTGGTGCCCGCCCTCACCCTGCTGATCGGACGGCGGATCTGGTGGCCGAGCCGGCTGTCCCGTCCGAGGGCGGAGCCGCCGAACGGGCGACACTCGCGCGCCGACGACCAGGAGCTCACGCTGCACCGGTGA